One part of the Candidatus Mancarchaeum acidiphilum genome encodes these proteins:
- a CDS encoding KEOPS complex kinase/ATPase Bud32, protein MIKLLKLSEGSEADIYIQKILGVEMIIKYRRKKPYLITDIDEDLRKHRTKKEAKMMSLAHSNGVNCPIPMVISNYSIYMNYIKGSSLNKVLDKIKDSEFFEVGKLLFLLHKAGIVHNDFTPANVILEGEQFWLIDFGLAELSSNAEERAIDLLLMKRSVNKKQYLYFAKGYSESNPFSEEVNNRLALMERRGRYQDRSLNMK, encoded by the coding sequence ATGATAAAATTGCTTAAGTTGTCTGAGGGGAGCGAAGCTGATATATATATCCAGAAGATCCTTGGGGTAGAAATGATAATTAAGTACAGGAGAAAGAAACCATACCTGATAACTGATATAGATGAGGATCTTAGGAAACACAGGACCAAGAAAGAGGCAAAGATGATGAGTCTGGCTCACTCGAATGGAGTGAACTGCCCTATACCTATGGTGATATCAAATTATTCCATTTACATGAATTACATCAAAGGCAGCAGTTTGAACAAGGTTTTAGACAAAATTAAGGACAGTGAATTTTTTGAGGTTGGCAAGCTTTTATTCCTGCTCCATAAAGCTGGGATAGTACACAATGATTTTACCCCCGCAAACGTTATACTTGAAGGCGAACAGTTCTGGCTGATAGATTTTGGGCTCGCTGAACTGTCCTCGAATGCGGAGGAAAGGGCGATAGACCTGCTGCTTATGAAGAGATCAGTAAATAAGAAGCAGTACTTGTACTTTGCAAAAGGCTATTCAGAATCAAACCCTTTTTCAGAAGAGGTAAATAATAGGTTAGCGCTCATGGAGAGAAGAGGAAGGTACCAGGACAGAAGTTTGAACATGAAGTAA
- a CDS encoding transcriptional regulator, with protein sequence MKLGCNDEIKNLLPSIKGAICEDLIYKMNYSQEKAAALLGITQPMVSKYIHRRYSANLKITISRIKNNKMYIRAIDGFIKGGGNADVDSLINALLFDKEFVDELRTSESSLK encoded by the coding sequence TTGAAATTAGGTTGCAACGATGAAATAAAAAATCTGCTTCCGTCCATAAAGGGGGCTATATGTGAAGATCTTATATACAAGATGAATTATAGCCAGGAGAAAGCTGCTGCTTTGCTTGGAATAACGCAGCCGATGGTCAGCAAGTACATCCATCGTAGGTATTCTGCTAATTTAAAAATCACAATATCAAGGATAAAGAACAATAAAATGTATATCAGAGCAATAGATGGATTTATCAAAGGGGGCGGAAATGCAGACGTGGATTCCTTAATAAATGCCCTATTATTTGATAAAGAATTTGTAGATGAATTGAGGACCTCGGAATCATCTCTTAAATAG
- a CDS encoding DNA-3-methyladenine glycosylase 2, whose product MKNESELTVNEKPIYARLFNIKYTFESAQPLTFYGDYYANESKLNYVEGDSLIKLRFKELKGNNTKIMIDNPNSWKLGKVYTKFRLDDDVSMLYKKISTDENMERAISAYKGMRVTLNDPWETTVCFITSQFNNVKRIRLIIKNLVNMFGEEHIDESTGIKFKSFPNPEKLSRVSKEDLLRSGMGFRAKYIMDAARVCSENIDLSKLNPKNYDELKGTLMDIEGVGPKVADCIILMGYGNFNAFPIDVWMKRTLERLYFNSKPQKIKDLYKFSEEKWGEYRGFAQQYLFFYGMKNLGRGNKDGK is encoded by the coding sequence ATGAAAAACGAAAGCGAATTAACTGTCAATGAAAAGCCGATATACGCAAGATTATTCAACATAAAGTACACTTTCGAAAGCGCACAGCCCTTGACTTTTTATGGAGATTACTATGCAAACGAGAGCAAGCTGAATTACGTCGAAGGGGATTCTCTTATAAAATTAAGGTTCAAGGAGCTAAAAGGAAATAATACAAAGATAATGATTGACAACCCTAATTCATGGAAACTTGGCAAGGTCTACACGAAATTCAGGCTTGATGATGACGTATCAATGCTTTATAAAAAGATATCAACCGATGAAAATATGGAGCGTGCAATCTCCGCTTACAAAGGGATGAGAGTAACTTTGAATGACCCTTGGGAAACAACCGTCTGCTTCATAACCTCGCAGTTCAACAATGTAAAGCGCATAAGGTTAATAATCAAAAATCTTGTAAATATGTTTGGAGAAGAGCATATTGACGAGAGTACAGGAATAAAATTCAAGTCATTTCCAAATCCAGAAAAGCTTAGCAGAGTCAGCAAAGAAGATTTGCTCAGAAGCGGGATGGGGTTCAGGGCAAAGTACATAATGGATGCAGCCAGGGTGTGCTCCGAAAATATCGATCTCAGCAAGCTTAACCCTAAAAATTATGATGAGCTTAAGGGCACTCTTATGGATATAGAGGGAGTAGGTCCAAAGGTGGCAGATTGTATAATCCTGATGGGATATGGCAATTTCAACGCATTTCCTATAGACGTATGGATGAAGAGGACCCTAGAAAGATTATATTTCAATTCCAAGCCCCAGAAAATAAAAGACCTTTACAAATTCTCAGAAGAAAAATGGGGGGAATACAGAGGATTCGCGCAGCAATACCTGTTTTTTTACGGAATGAAAAATTTGGGGAGAGGCAATAAAGATGGCAAATAA
- a CDS encoding glycine--tRNA ligase, which yields MEKENVDQLMNLCSRRGIIIPSFKIYGELAGFYDYGPIGLSIKSNLKSIWRKTFVKGLGSLEIESTIVGSDKVYQASGHINTFTDPILKCTKCGSTYRADKLLEEFFEKQKNYDLAKKVGHMTSDELQELVSKYNISCPKCKGEFSKITAFNLMMKTEIGPTGGTIGYLRPETAQGIFVDFKELYKSYNFKLPIGIAQEGKVFRNEISPRQILIRMREFSQMELEYFFNPEKADELPLIENQKVNDEFLNKKIYLLTREDQEKGEEAKKVSLSEALELKLIPNKIFSYMIYKESLILDLFGINEDLTRFRILMADELPHYSKGNIDLEIKINGKYEEVAGNAYRSDFDLSNHSRMSNTDMAVLDGGKSVLPHVIEVSFGLDRLFWAVLSNNLYKDEKRGWEVLMLNKSIQPFQYAVYPLQKDDSLIQKSIEAQRILQEKGYNVFYKETGSIGKRYAKADEIGIGKCVTIDYNTLEDGTVTIRDISDASQVRVKLNDIGN from the coding sequence ATGGAGAAAGAAAATGTAGATCAATTGATGAATCTCTGTTCCAGGCGGGGGATAATAATACCTTCATTTAAGATATATGGTGAACTGGCAGGATTCTACGATTATGGGCCTATAGGTCTAAGCATAAAGTCAAACCTGAAATCTATCTGGAGAAAAACATTTGTAAAAGGCTTGGGGAGCTTGGAGATAGAATCTACAATAGTAGGATCTGACAAGGTATATCAGGCAAGCGGACATATAAATACATTTACCGACCCTATACTAAAATGCACAAAGTGCGGTTCAACATACAGAGCCGACAAGCTTTTGGAGGAGTTTTTTGAGAAGCAGAAAAATTACGACCTTGCCAAGAAAGTAGGCCACATGACATCTGACGAGCTGCAGGAGTTGGTATCAAAATACAATATATCATGCCCGAAGTGCAAAGGTGAATTTTCAAAGATTACAGCGTTTAATCTTATGATGAAAACAGAGATAGGGCCAACAGGGGGCACAATCGGTTATCTAAGGCCAGAGACTGCGCAGGGTATATTCGTAGACTTCAAAGAACTTTATAAAAGCTATAATTTCAAGCTGCCTATAGGGATAGCGCAGGAAGGCAAGGTCTTCAGGAATGAAATTTCGCCTAGGCAAATCCTGATAAGGATGAGGGAGTTCTCACAGATGGAACTCGAATACTTTTTCAATCCAGAAAAAGCAGATGAGCTGCCATTAATAGAAAACCAAAAGGTAAATGATGAATTTTTGAACAAAAAAATTTACCTTCTGACAAGAGAGGACCAAGAGAAAGGAGAGGAGGCGAAGAAGGTATCGCTGTCAGAAGCTTTGGAGCTAAAGCTTATCCCAAATAAAATATTCAGTTATATGATTTATAAAGAATCCCTGATACTGGACCTTTTTGGCATAAACGAGGATTTGACGAGATTCAGAATATTAATGGCGGATGAGTTGCCCCACTATTCAAAAGGCAATATTGATTTGGAAATAAAGATAAATGGCAAATACGAGGAGGTCGCGGGAAATGCTTACAGGTCGGATTTTGACCTTTCCAATCACAGCAGAATGTCAAATACGGATATGGCAGTTTTAGATGGTGGAAAGAGTGTGCTTCCTCATGTAATAGAAGTCAGTTTTGGATTGGATAGACTTTTCTGGGCAGTGCTTTCAAACAATCTGTATAAGGACGAAAAGAGGGGATGGGAGGTCTTAATGCTAAACAAATCCATCCAACCCTTCCAATATGCTGTATATCCATTGCAAAAGGATGACTCATTAATCCAAAAATCGATAGAAGCGCAGAGAATACTGCAGGAAAAGGGCTATAATGTATTCTATAAAGAAACCGGTAGCATAGGAAAGAGGTATGCAAAAGCGGATGAGATAGGAATAGGCAAATGCGTAACAATAGACTATAATACGCTTGAGGATGGCACTGTAACAATAAGGGATATATCAGATGCCTCCCAGGTACGCGTAAAGCTAAATGACATAGGCAATTGA
- a CDS encoding winged helix-turn-helix domain-containing protein, with translation MHSKKELEKEIANIKNQLKMINATNLNDYKPSQESDEDFVSLFKYMLEENKKTTLVLDSILKRIEKLESDVSEVYDDDEEEEEESSKVEKTESFVDQPKKEILLASTDVKIVQILQLSENSMASAEEVSRKMNYKGKNAASARLNRLYKMGLIDRYQLGHKVYYKYDPGKTTSTLIISPPQY, from the coding sequence ATGCATTCAAAAAAGGAGCTTGAAAAAGAGATAGCAAACATAAAGAACCAGCTCAAAATGATAAATGCTACCAACTTGAATGATTACAAGCCAAGCCAAGAATCAGATGAAGATTTTGTTTCTTTGTTCAAATACATGTTAGAAGAGAACAAGAAAACAACTTTGGTATTGGATAGCATACTTAAAAGGATAGAAAAGCTGGAATCGGATGTCAGCGAAGTATATGACGACGATGAAGAGGAGGAAGAGGAAAGCAGCAAGGTTGAAAAGACTGAAAGCTTTGTTGATCAGCCTAAAAAGGAGATACTCCTTGCCAGCACTGACGTGAAAATAGTGCAGATACTTCAGCTATCCGAAAACAGCATGGCATCCGCTGAAGAAGTAAGCAGAAAGATGAATTACAAAGGGAAGAATGCAGCTTCCGCAAGGCTTAATAGGCTTTATAAGATGGGCTTGATTGACAGATATCAGCTCGGACATAAAGTCTATTATAAATATGATCCAGGCAAGACGACCAGTACCCTGATCATTTCACCCCCACAGTATTGA
- a CDS encoding mRNA surveillance protein pelota, whose amino-acid sequence MSLQILKYYKDESKVSVLVETLEDLWALERIIFPGDLVKTKTVRKYKASETDVGELKDVVIEVKVEKVELDRSASRLRVLGRITYGKPLEYVSLNSHHTLNIASGDKVEITKAKWEDYILDLLYKEAKESRRPKLGIVLVDDEKAFYAKILGYGIEFGSEVYNNLSKNMSQKEYAELQTKFFNKVIEVINNMDVSTVILAGPGFTKNDIKSYIDNVPTSSKLNKNILIMDTSNTEKSGVYELIKSDSVKKLMENELIKSEFELMEKFLKGLSLGYSKYGTKNVEEALDNYEAGEIIVNDSKLDDNDIKKLLAKAESYGVKIDIINSLDEVGQQLQAFGDIASIKD is encoded by the coding sequence ATGTCATTGCAGATACTCAAATATTATAAGGATGAATCAAAGGTTTCCGTTTTAGTCGAGACTCTTGAGGACCTGTGGGCTCTTGAAAGGATAATATTTCCAGGTGACTTGGTAAAGACCAAAACCGTGAGGAAATACAAGGCAAGCGAGACAGATGTAGGGGAACTGAAAGATGTCGTAATTGAGGTGAAAGTTGAAAAGGTAGAGCTTGACAGGAGCGCTTCAAGGTTAAGGGTATTAGGCAGGATAACCTATGGCAAGCCTCTCGAATATGTGTCGCTTAACAGCCACCACACCCTCAATATAGCTTCAGGGGACAAAGTGGAGATAACAAAAGCTAAGTGGGAGGATTATATATTGGATCTCCTTTACAAGGAGGCAAAGGAGTCGCGCAGGCCAAAATTGGGGATAGTTCTTGTTGATGACGAGAAGGCATTTTATGCAAAGATACTTGGCTACGGGATAGAGTTCGGCAGCGAGGTATACAACAACCTGAGCAAGAACATGAGCCAGAAGGAATACGCAGAACTGCAGACGAAATTCTTCAACAAGGTAATCGAAGTAATAAACAACATGGATGTGAGCACAGTGATACTTGCAGGGCCTGGGTTCACGAAGAATGACATCAAATCCTATATAGACAATGTGCCGACTTCAAGCAAGCTCAACAAGAACATATTGATAATGGACACGAGCAATACGGAGAAATCGGGGGTATACGAGCTCATAAAGAGCGACAGCGTAAAGAAGCTTATGGAGAACGAGCTCATAAAGAGCGAATTCGAGCTTATGGAGAAATTCCTGAAAGGCCTGTCCCTTGGGTATTCAAAATATGGCACGAAGAACGTTGAGGAAGCGTTAGACAACTACGAGGCTGGAGAAATAATTGTAAACGACAGCAAGCTTGATGACAACGATATAAAAAAACTGTTGGCAAAAGCGGAGAGCTACGGAGTTAAAATAGATATAATAAACTCATTGGATGAGGTTGGGCAGCAGCTACAGGCATTCGGCGATATTGCATCTATAAAGGATTGA
- a CDS encoding DedA family protein, giving the protein MLISLGSLSKALPAIIESYGYASVVLLMALESASLPLPSEVILPTVGFLVSKGLMDFYIALIAALIGNFIGIMVDYYIGYYLGKDFIYKNLRLFHVKKETLDNFDSWFDKNGEIAVFFSRMIPVIRGLISFPAGFANMNKKKFITYSMVGSLIYDALLILFGMYALSVGNIVELMAAISIFAVILIAVYKAFMHYLAKSK; this is encoded by the coding sequence TTGTTAATATCGCTTGGCTCACTGTCTAAGGCATTGCCTGCCATAATAGAATCTTACGGCTATGCATCGGTAGTCTTGCTTATGGCGCTTGAAAGCGCATCGCTTCCATTGCCAAGCGAAGTTATACTGCCCACTGTTGGTTTCCTTGTCAGCAAGGGATTGATGGATTTCTACATTGCCCTTATAGCTGCGTTGATAGGCAACTTCATAGGGATAATGGTCGACTATTATATAGGGTATTACCTAGGCAAGGATTTCATATACAAGAACCTTAGGCTGTTCCATGTCAAAAAAGAGACATTGGACAACTTTGATTCATGGTTTGACAAGAATGGAGAGATAGCGGTATTCTTCTCAAGGATGATACCTGTGATAAGAGGTCTCATAAGCTTCCCTGCCGGTTTTGCAAACATGAACAAAAAGAAGTTCATCACTTATTCAATGGTCGGAAGCCTGATATACGATGCCTTGCTTATTTTATTTGGAATGTATGCATTGTCAGTAGGCAACATAGTTGAATTGATGGCGGCGATCAGCATATTTGCAGTTATATTGATAGCAGTTTACAAAGCATTCATGCATTACCTAGCGAAATCAAAATAG
- a CDS encoding MFS transporter codes for MDKNKFYLLYSMLILIAFTFAVRSSNNAFMTTIPLFVKQYFNFTETDVGILAGFSSLVTFISTAFVNSRLCSRTRRYLFIVANALITISFVLIFFSNYLSIWVYILILSFSAGIIMPNIITSAGVSEDRKIRERMMGIYTLALSASLIAGPFIESIVLDYFPLKYAFLLFAPISLVALILSPFMKFPIAKSEDSGKGVKVWKNHGFKLAIYSILMYNAPFAMIVFFSGIFAEQSLGLSSSAVMLMFSLLFTISFISRLALSYFVPSNLWRYIKLSMLLTAIGLLTVFLSKDLFLYAIGIIVLGVPHGLTYPLSISAIGRSFDMSSRNKANSYFFAVIMLINIVVPTIAGGLISAVGFRETMLLVVPIIIILFLLARPEAKVLKALKENKMQSKNET; via the coding sequence TTGGACAAGAACAAATTCTACTTGCTTTACTCAATGCTTATTCTGATAGCATTTACTTTTGCAGTTAGGTCTTCTAACAATGCATTTATGACTACAATACCTCTTTTCGTAAAGCAGTACTTCAATTTTACGGAAACAGACGTAGGCATATTGGCGGGGTTCTCATCGCTTGTCACTTTTATTTCCACAGCTTTCGTGAACAGCAGGCTTTGCTCAAGGACAAGGAGATATCTTTTCATAGTCGCGAATGCCCTTATAACTATTTCATTTGTGCTCATATTCTTTTCAAATTACCTATCCATCTGGGTATACATACTCATACTGAGCTTCTCAGCAGGAATAATAATGCCGAATATAATAACTTCGGCAGGAGTTTCGGAAGACCGGAAAATAAGGGAAAGAATGATGGGCATATACACTCTAGCATTGAGCGCTAGCCTGATAGCAGGCCCGTTCATAGAGTCGATAGTTTTGGACTATTTCCCATTGAAGTATGCATTTTTGCTGTTTGCGCCTATAAGCTTGGTGGCTTTGATACTTTCGCCGTTCATGAAATTCCCCATCGCAAAAAGCGAAGATTCCGGAAAGGGTGTCAAGGTCTGGAAGAATCACGGATTTAAGCTTGCGATATACTCTATATTGATGTATAATGCCCCATTTGCGATGATAGTGTTTTTCAGCGGCATATTTGCGGAGCAATCCTTGGGATTGTCATCAAGTGCTGTAATGCTTATGTTCTCCCTCTTGTTCACAATTTCGTTTATCTCAAGGCTTGCGCTATCATACTTTGTACCCTCCAATCTATGGAGGTATATCAAGCTCTCAATGCTCCTTACAGCGATAGGTTTGTTAACCGTATTCCTGAGCAAAGACTTGTTCCTATATGCAATAGGAATAATAGTATTAGGGGTGCCTCATGGGCTGACCTATCCATTGTCGATATCTGCGATAGGAAGGTCCTTTGATATGAGCAGCAGGAACAAGGCGAACAGCTATTTCTTTGCCGTGATAATGCTTATCAATATTGTGGTTCCGACAATAGCTGGAGGATTGATATCAGCGGTAGGATTTAGGGAAACCATGCTACTGGTTGTTCCTATTATAATTATACTGTTCCTTCTTGCAAGGCCGGAAGCAAAAGTGCTAAAAGCATTGAAGGAGAATAAGATGCAGTCAAAGAACGAAACCTAA
- a CDS encoding DUF460 domain-containing protein, with amino-acid sequence MMYIIVGVDTGKTSAIACLSLSGKYIFSSHKRDAGSNWIVSEIQKVGTPIVIANDKHNGKSDIIRKITASFNASLFLPNEDLSMKNKKLEARIMKIKNPHERDAYTSALNAYNKYANKLKQAERIAKEKDYKDINLLKAKVIKKYSINEIMEGKKANRP; translated from the coding sequence ATGATGTATATAATAGTGGGTGTTGATACAGGAAAGACATCTGCGATAGCATGCTTAAGCTTAAGTGGGAAATACATTTTCAGCTCCCATAAGAGAGATGCGGGATCCAATTGGATCGTGAGCGAGATACAGAAGGTAGGCACACCAATAGTAATAGCGAATGACAAGCATAACGGCAAGAGTGATATAATACGCAAGATAACTGCTTCTTTTAACGCATCGCTATTTTTGCCAAATGAAGATTTGTCTATGAAGAACAAGAAATTGGAAGCAAGGATTATGAAGATAAAGAACCCGCATGAGAGGGATGCGTACACATCCGCGCTTAACGCATACAACAAGTACGCCAATAAGCTAAAGCAGGCGGAGAGAATAGCAAAGGAAAAGGATTACAAAGACATAAATCTGCTTAAAGCTAAAGTAATAAAGAAATACTCGATAAACGAGATAATGGAAGGGAAGAAAGCGAACAGGCCTTAG
- a CDS encoding arginine--tRNA ligase: MSDSPFSQVKGIIAARLKEFSNSIKLDYSLEDIESTIDLSKKFGDLSSSMLMKISKVNGISMDSLVSSIKPYLSNIDYFKEAKVESGFINFYLDKAKFSKLVLELVDSKGEDFMASDSGKGIKVIVESPSVNPVHPWHVGQVRSALLGDTISNMMESCGYEVEREDYIDDLGLQSAEALWGLINKDKLNINLDPEEKYDHYIGKIYVATNTYMQSNNIEEEIKSLSKEMEIDGTYESNLLHDSVSNYITAEYETAFKLNIYHDNLIWESDIVRNNLLEKAMDLLLKKGIVEKSNDKKYEGCIVINYNKMENLPPEIKGLKEQVKVLIRSNGTPDYLAKDIAFHMWKLGIINGVFKFSEFMEKQPNGKPLYTTSISGEDKPFGNAKITVNTIDSRQSYEQSLVKLSIGLVGGEKLAEGFNHLAYGMVNLEGQKLAGRKGTWIGYTADDLINEAYTRAISLIGSRFNLTDSEKDFVARNISVSAIRYEFLKISNEKELIFSWDNALNFEGNSGPYCEYTHARAVRILENFKGKLNPREADFSKLSTDYESEIIKLLSISQDILERASREMKPNLIVDYLSKLSTSFSKFYEACPVIKNDDQELRYARLLLVSAFEKVSSKSMRILGINPIDRM, encoded by the coding sequence ATGTCCGATTCACCATTTTCTCAAGTAAAAGGTATTATAGCGGCAAGGTTAAAGGAGTTTTCAAACTCTATAAAGCTGGATTATTCATTAGAAGATATTGAATCAACTATAGACCTATCAAAGAAATTCGGAGATCTGTCATCAAGCATGCTTATGAAAATATCCAAGGTCAATGGAATAAGCATGGACTCTTTAGTATCTTCTATAAAACCCTATCTTTCTAACATAGATTATTTCAAAGAAGCAAAAGTGGAAAGCGGATTTATAAACTTCTACTTAGACAAGGCAAAGTTTTCCAAATTGGTCTTGGAGCTTGTTGATTCAAAAGGCGAAGACTTTATGGCGTCTGATTCAGGGAAAGGGATAAAAGTAATAGTGGAATCGCCTAGTGTAAATCCTGTACATCCATGGCACGTAGGGCAAGTCAGGAGTGCGTTGCTTGGAGACACTATATCAAATATGATGGAAAGCTGTGGCTATGAGGTGGAAAGGGAGGATTATATAGACGATTTAGGCCTGCAGTCCGCAGAAGCCCTATGGGGGTTGATCAACAAGGACAAGCTTAATATAAATCTCGACCCTGAAGAGAAATACGACCATTACATAGGAAAAATATATGTGGCAACAAACACCTATATGCAAAGCAATAACATAGAGGAGGAAATAAAGTCTTTATCCAAAGAAATGGAAATTGACGGGACGTATGAATCAAATCTTCTGCATGACTCCGTATCAAATTATATTACGGCTGAATATGAAACCGCTTTCAAGCTCAACATATACCACGATAATCTGATATGGGAGAGCGATATAGTAAGGAACAATTTGCTGGAGAAAGCAATGGATCTGCTCCTAAAAAAAGGCATAGTGGAGAAGTCCAACGATAAAAAATACGAGGGATGCATCGTAATAAACTACAACAAAATGGAAAATCTGCCTCCAGAGATCAAAGGGCTAAAGGAGCAGGTCAAGGTGCTTATACGCAGCAACGGCACGCCGGACTACCTTGCAAAGGATATCGCCTTCCACATGTGGAAACTCGGAATAATAAATGGAGTATTCAAGTTCTCGGAATTCATGGAAAAGCAGCCAAACGGGAAGCCTTTATACACAACATCAATAAGCGGTGAGGACAAACCTTTTGGAAATGCCAAGATAACTGTAAACACAATAGATTCAAGGCAGAGCTATGAGCAGTCCCTGGTAAAGCTTTCAATAGGGCTTGTAGGTGGAGAAAAATTGGCAGAGGGGTTTAACCATTTGGCATATGGAATGGTTAACTTGGAAGGGCAGAAGCTTGCAGGCAGGAAAGGGACATGGATAGGGTATACGGCGGACGATCTGATAAATGAAGCTTATACGCGTGCAATTAGCCTTATAGGGAGCAGGTTCAACCTTACAGATTCCGAAAAGGACTTTGTGGCAAGGAATATATCAGTTAGCGCAATAAGATACGAATTCCTTAAGATATCAAACGAGAAAGAGCTCATATTTTCATGGGACAATGCACTCAACTTTGAAGGCAATTCCGGCCCATACTGCGAATATACCCATGCCAGGGCAGTCCGGATACTGGAAAATTTCAAAGGCAAGTTAAACCCAAGGGAAGCAGATTTCTCAAAGCTCTCCACAGATTACGAATCCGAAATAATCAAGCTGTTATCTATAAGCCAAGACATATTGGAGAGAGCATCAAGGGAAATGAAGCCGAATCTGATTGTAGACTATCTTTCAAAGCTTTCAACGTCGTTCAGCAAATTCTACGAGGCATGCCCTGTTATAAAGAATGATGACCAAGAACTAAGATATGCAAGGCTGCTTCTAGTGAGCGCCTTTGAGAAAGTGTCCTCAAAGTCAATGCGTATACTTGGAATTAATCCAATAGACCGCATGTAA
- a CDS encoding preprotein translocase subunit Sec61beta, translating to MASLASPQSSAGVLSFYDAPTNGPKINPKFVLVTIIVVAVIILAVNHFVIYA from the coding sequence ATGGCAAGTTTAGCTTCACCTCAATCTTCGGCTGGAGTGCTCAGCTTTTATGATGCACCTACAAACGGCCCAAAAATAAACCCAAAATTCGTGTTGGTCACAATAATAGTGGTAGCTGTAATAATACTGGCCGTAAACCACTTTGTTATATATGCTTAA